A single window of Ammospiza caudacuta isolate bAmmCau1 chromosome 12, bAmmCau1.pri, whole genome shotgun sequence DNA harbors:
- the PDE12 gene encoding 2',5'-phosphodiesterase 12 has product MWRRLCSALRSLRGSPAAPPHDGGGRPPAAMERAVVRCVPSEPKLSLRFVLPDGSARHMQRDQEEPLGRALARIATNAAKGQGKAGKKSKKARAEGGAEGEAAVPAVPAVRLFSRDGAAVAEEVPNAAAWQDGAVLHIGDARYRVERNPPALTELRLPRSLLAGFPVCPKVSAEFAAPQHCLFRWFREQRPADGGEAAGEAWVETAAAERVFTPSNALVGLRLKLRCTPGDGEQRYGPALEVESSGPVEAGPGACTFDARHLYTKKVCGHGSVRAVSYNILADTYAQTEFSRTVLYPYCAPYALEIDYRQNLLKKELAGYSADLICLQEVDKSVFVDSLAPALDAFGLEGLFKIKEKQHEGLATFYRRDKFSLLSQHDIAFSEALLSEPLHKELCEQLAKYPLVQEKVLQRSSVLQVSVLQSTTDPSRKLCVANTHLYWHPKGGNIRLIQVAVAMSHIQHVACDLYPRIPVIFCGDFNSTPSSGAYSFISSGGIAEDHEDWVSNGEEERCSMSLSHPFKLLSACGEPAYTNYVGGFHGCLDYIFIDRNALEVEQVIPLPSHEEITTHQALPSVSHPSDHIALICDLKWK; this is encoded by the exons ATGTGGCGTCGGCTCTGCTCCGCCCTCCGGAGCCTCCGCGGCTCCCCCGCCGCACCCCCGCACGACGGTGgcggccgcccgcccgccgccatGGAGCGCGCCGTGGTGCGCTGCGTCCCGTCCGAGCCTAAGCTGAGCCTGCGGTTCGTGCTGCCCGACGGCAGTGCTCGGCACATGCAGCGCGACCAGGAGGAGCCGCTGGGGCGGGCGCTGGCGCGCATCGCCACCAACGCCGCTAAGGGCCAAGGCAAGGCGGGCAAGAAGAGCAAGAAGGCGCGGGCGGAGGGCGGCGCGGAGGGCGAGGCGGCGGTGCCGGCGGTGCCGGCCGTGCGGCTGTTCTCCCGCGACGGCGCCGCGGTGGCGGAGGAGGTGCCGAACGCGGCTGCCTGGCAGGACGGCGCCGTGCTCCACATCGGGGACGCGCGGTACCGCGTGGAGCGCAACCCGCCCGCGCTCACCGAGCTCCGCCTGCCGCGCTCGCTCCTCGCCGGCTTCCCCGTATGCCCCAAGGTGAGCGCCGAGTTCGCCGCCCCGCAGCACTGCCTGTTTCGCTGGTTCCGCGAGCAGCGCCCCGCGGACGGCGGGGAGGCGGCTGGGGAGGCCTGGGTGGAGACGGCGGCGGCCGAGCGCGTGTTCACGCCGTCCAACGCGCTGGTGGGGCTGCGGCTGAAGCTGCGCTGCACGCCCGGGGACGGGGAGCAGCGCTACGGCCCGGCCCTCGAGGTGGAAAGCAGCGGCCCCGTAGAGGCCGGGCCCGGCGCCTGCACCTTTGACGCCCGGCACCTCTACACCAAGAAGGTTTGCGGCCACGGCTCCGTCCGCGCCGTCTCCTACAACATCCTGGCCGACACGTACGCGCAAACGGAGTTCTCCCGCACCGTGCTCTACCCCTACTGCGCTCCCTACGCCCTGGAGATCGACTACCGCCAGAACCTGCTCAAGAAGGAGCTGGCGGGCTACAGCGCCGATCTCATCTGCTTGCAAGAGGTGGATAAATCTGTCTTCGTGGACAGCTTGGCCCCGGCGCTGGATGCTTTCGGACTGGAGGGGCTGTTCAAGATTAAGGAGAAGCAGCACGAGGGCCTCGCCACTTTCTATCGCAGGGACAAGTTCAGCCTCCTCAGCCAGCACGACATCGCTTTCAGCGAAGCCCTGCTCTCAGAGCCgctgcacaaggagctgtgTGAGCAGCTGGCCAAGTACCCCCTGGTGcaggagaaggtgctgcagaGGTCCTCTGTGCTACAG GTTTCAGTTCTTCAGTCTACAACTGATCCTTCCAGGAAACTTTGTGTAGCAAATACCCACCTATACTGGCACCCCAAAG GTGGGAACATCCGTCTGATCCAGGTTGCTGTGGCCATGTCTCACATCCAGCACGTAGCCTGTGACTTGTACCCCAGGATCCCAGTCATATTCTGTGGAGATTTTAATAGCACACCCTCCTCAGGAGCCTACAGTTTTATCAGCAGTGGTGGCATTGCTGAAGATCATGAAGACTGGGTCTCAAATGGGGAGGAAGAAAGGTGCAGTATGTCTCTAAGCCATCCTTTCAAACTGCTAAGTGCTTGTGGAGAACCTGCTTACACAAACTATGTTGGTGGCTTTCATGGATGTCTGGACTACATTTTCATTGACAGAAACGCTCTAGAGGTGGAACAAGTTATTCCATTGCCAAGTCATGAAGAAATAACAACCCACCAGGCTTTGCCAAGTGTTTCACATCCTTCTGATCATATAGCACTAATATGTGACTTGAAGTGGAAATAG